One Candidatus Korarchaeum sp. genomic region harbors:
- a CDS encoding GTP-dependent dephospho-CoA kinase family protein, producing MGDKRFLSDDLELLEDLVLIPEKRKKVSEIRGDLIYDPDVLISKDVVCVGDRVTRVLLEAGMRPRVVVIDLKEKREVNPSAAYLLDGFLILTARNPPGRLTREAWMKFARAVEVSSKVNVAVLIDGEEDLLGFPAMILSPNDWIFVYGQPDVGMVMVRVTENSKREAIELLEDAFTSVNSSVADP from the coding sequence ATGGGAGATAAAAGGTTCCTATCGGATGACCTCGAGCTACTTGAGGACCTAGTCCTAATTCCAGAGAAGAGGAAGAAAGTTTCAGAAATAAGAGGAGATTTAATATACGATCCCGATGTCCTGATTAGTAAGGATGTCGTTTGTGTCGGCGATAGGGTGACTAGGGTACTCCTAGAAGCGGGAATGAGGCCTAGGGTTGTTGTGATAGACTTGAAGGAGAAGAGAGAGGTGAACCCCTCCGCAGCGTACCTCCTGGACGGATTCCTCATATTGACCGCTAGGAACCCTCCGGGGAGACTGACTAGGGAAGCTTGGATGAAGTTCGCTAGGGCAGTGGAGGTTTCCTCGAAGGTAAACGTAGCAGTGCTGATAGATGGAGAAGAGGACCTCCTTGGATTTCCTGCGATGATACTCTCCCCTAATGATTGGATATTCGTCTACGGGCAGCCCGATGTTGGCATGGTGATGGTCAGAGTGACCGAGAACTCTAAGAGGGAGGCCATTGAGCTCCTTGAGGATGCGTTCACTTCGGTTAACTCTTCAGTAGCCGATCCTTAG
- a CDS encoding Era-like GTP-binding protein has protein sequence MQASQEVGHQESLLSRLFSGIFSRNKKIALGIYGPVNSGKTTLANRICMDFTGKRAGTVSRIPHETRSVNIVENVSLKLRNGSILMDVIDTPGIATRISYRSFLRYGFKKEEAMERAAEAARGVVEAIRSMERVDLALLVLDSTKDPTSQVNWVIAGNLKARHVPYIVVANKIDLPYARPKIVEKVFSEEKVVQISALRGDNVTSLYEAIVELTKS, from the coding sequence ATGCAAGCTAGCCAAGAGGTGGGACATCAGGAGAGTCTGCTATCTCGGCTCTTCTCGGGGATCTTCAGTAGGAATAAGAAGATAGCGTTAGGCATTTACGGGCCAGTTAACTCAGGGAAGACAACGCTGGCTAACAGGATATGCATGGACTTCACTGGTAAGAGGGCAGGGACTGTGAGCAGGATACCTCATGAGACGAGGTCTGTTAATATTGTTGAGAACGTCTCACTGAAGCTGAGGAACGGATCTATACTGATGGACGTGATCGACACTCCGGGGATAGCTACCAGGATAAGTTACAGGAGCTTCCTCAGGTACGGCTTCAAGAAGGAGGAAGCTATGGAGAGGGCTGCTGAGGCAGCTAGAGGAGTTGTTGAAGCAATAAGAAGTATGGAGAGGGTAGATTTAGCTTTGCTAGTCCTAGATTCAACTAAGGATCCTACATCGCAGGTAAACTGGGTTATCGCTGGCAATCTCAAGGCGAGACACGTACCCTACATAGTGGTCGCGAACAAGATAGATCTACCGTATGCTAGGCCTAAAATTGTTGAAAAGGTCTTTTCTGAAGAAAAAGTTGTTCAAATATCCGCGCTTCGCGGTGATAACGTTACCTCACTGTACGAAGCGATTGTAGAACTAACTAAGTCCTAG
- a CDS encoding NAD(P)/FAD-dependent oxidoreductase yields MEEEWDVIVVGGGPAGLSAAKFSAELGLKVVLFESHSDVRAWKPCGEGTSKSTFETAGIEPKPGIVTNELNMRVYAPSGKYVEIPMHGYAINKDLFLQELAKKAVLAGAEIKVGERVEGVLKEGGKVIGVRTLKGVSVRGKVVIGADGYNSIIAKSSGLDNSTEPIPTYQYKMVGLELDSYTTGRIYVGSLAPGGYAWIFPKDEQVANVGIGVRGGSPKPYLDKFIKENPEIFRRAKIIGFGGYVVPIGGMAREYISDGVILIGDAAGTVIPFTGAGIHSSIAAGKAASRVIESAIRKGDVSKRSLIAFEKEYEGWIKRIRDSLRAMRVFERLSDEDLNQLADVLDYEDVVNLANGIEVAKVAMKLMKHPLLASKVARALL; encoded by the coding sequence ATGGAGGAGGAATGGGACGTTATAGTCGTCGGAGGAGGTCCAGCAGGACTCTCAGCAGCTAAGTTCTCCGCAGAACTTGGTCTTAAAGTCGTGCTATTCGAATCTCACTCTGATGTAAGGGCCTGGAAGCCCTGCGGTGAAGGAACGAGTAAATCGACATTTGAGACAGCTGGTATAGAGCCGAAACCGGGCATAGTTACTAATGAACTCAATATGAGAGTCTACGCTCCTTCTGGTAAATACGTAGAGATCCCCATGCATGGCTACGCGATAAACAAAGATTTATTTCTTCAAGAACTCGCGAAGAAAGCTGTGCTTGCAGGAGCCGAGATAAAGGTAGGTGAGAGGGTAGAGGGAGTACTCAAGGAAGGTGGTAAGGTCATCGGGGTCAGAACCTTGAAGGGAGTATCTGTTAGAGGGAAGGTAGTGATAGGAGCGGATGGTTACAACTCCATTATAGCTAAGTCCTCCGGCTTAGATAACAGCACAGAGCCCATACCCACCTACCAGTACAAGATGGTGGGCTTGGAACTAGACTCCTACACGACAGGCCGTATCTACGTGGGGTCTCTGGCTCCGGGAGGTTATGCTTGGATATTCCCAAAGGACGAGCAAGTAGCTAATGTGGGAATAGGAGTTAGAGGAGGTTCTCCAAAACCTTACCTCGATAAGTTCATCAAGGAAAATCCAGAGATCTTCAGAAGAGCGAAGATAATAGGCTTCGGTGGCTACGTCGTTCCTATAGGTGGAATGGCTAGGGAGTACATCAGCGATGGTGTCATACTGATAGGGGATGCGGCCGGTACTGTCATACCGTTCACGGGCGCCGGTATCCACTCGTCCATAGCCGCGGGCAAGGCCGCGAGCAGAGTGATAGAATCCGCGATAAGGAAGGGAGATGTATCTAAGCGTAGCCTCATTGCTTTCGAGAAAGAGTATGAAGGTTGGATCAAGAGGATAAGAGATAGTCTGAGAGCTATGCGTGTTTTCGAGAGGCTTAGCGATGAAGATCTGAATCAGTTAGCCGATGTCCTGGATTATGAGGACGTGGTGAATTTAGCTAACGGTATAGAGGTAGCGAAGGTCGCTATGAAGTTGATGAAGCACCCTTTACTAGCTTCAAAAGTGGCTAGAGCTCTTCTCTAG
- a CDS encoding B12-binding domain-containing radical SAM protein, protein MFLILDALASGKGRRLSSLDVIGAGPRLIAGILERFCLDYEIMRIEDFLRKERPFRGVSLVSAMSMDEAAVSKASKLLRGVKIIGGPITSDLSVVRRLRFDLGVWGEGELSIKLLLQRGLVDGFLPDTRGVPNLVFPDGTASELRYLSREEFTMFKPSVNAVKFYTTIPHYKCSRIYVEVVRGCSNFNRPKLLAEESICKLCSSCYSEDLGALRCPQGIPPGCGYCSIPLLYGPPKSRDEAALLEEIKGLAEAGVRRIVLSGADFLEYGRDLLSESPRNPTDPGPNLEAIDSLLSKVKELSFKHGFFFEVENVKPCLVNEDVAMVLGKHLSGTPIHIGVETGDPEHSRMIGRPCSPIDSLRAIKLLKKYGLRPYAYFIHSLPGQNRTTVIKTIELMRRVFHSGAEKITVYRFKPLPGTAFQSFKVNVDSDSKKVIDLAIRLNRKRKEELIGKLIKAVVAPKIGRHWYAYPLKGGPTIRLTSEKELKVGKIINIIVNNVISDKIIEGFILDNN, encoded by the coding sequence ATGTTCCTAATATTGGATGCGCTCGCATCCGGTAAGGGGAGGAGACTATCCTCACTAGATGTGATAGGCGCTGGCCCTAGGCTGATAGCCGGTATCCTGGAGAGATTTTGTTTGGATTACGAGATAATGAGGATTGAGGATTTTCTAAGAAAGGAAAGGCCATTCAGAGGAGTTTCTCTAGTTAGCGCAATGAGTATGGATGAAGCTGCTGTTAGTAAAGCTTCTAAATTACTGAGGGGTGTGAAGATAATTGGAGGGCCCATAACCTCGGACTTAAGTGTCGTTAGAAGACTAAGATTCGATCTGGGAGTTTGGGGAGAGGGTGAGTTATCAATCAAGCTCCTTCTACAGAGAGGGCTTGTAGATGGCTTCCTACCAGATACTCGTGGAGTTCCGAATTTAGTATTCCCAGACGGAACTGCTAGTGAGCTTAGGTACTTATCTAGAGAGGAGTTCACGATGTTCAAACCCTCGGTGAATGCTGTGAAGTTCTACACGACGATCCCTCATTATAAGTGCTCTAGAATCTACGTTGAAGTCGTTAGAGGATGCTCAAATTTCAATAGACCGAAGCTCCTCGCGGAAGAGAGTATATGTAAGTTATGCTCTTCCTGCTACTCCGAGGATCTCGGTGCTCTAAGGTGTCCTCAAGGCATACCTCCCGGTTGTGGTTACTGCTCCATCCCGCTCCTTTACGGCCCCCCTAAGTCGAGGGATGAGGCGGCACTGCTAGAGGAGATCAAGGGGTTAGCCGAAGCGGGAGTTAGGAGGATCGTCTTGAGCGGCGCTGATTTCTTGGAGTATGGTAGAGACCTCCTATCGGAATCCCCTAGGAACCCGACGGATCCTGGGCCTAATCTAGAGGCGATAGATTCTCTCCTATCCAAGGTGAAGGAGCTTTCATTTAAGCACGGCTTCTTCTTCGAAGTGGAGAACGTTAAACCATGCCTCGTTAATGAGGATGTAGCGATGGTCCTGGGAAAGCATTTAAGCGGTACTCCGATACATATAGGTGTGGAAACAGGAGATCCTGAACACTCGAGAATGATAGGGAGACCTTGTAGCCCAATCGATTCATTAAGAGCTATTAAACTCCTCAAGAAATATGGCTTGAGACCCTATGCTTACTTCATACATAGCTTACCCGGTCAGAACAGGACCACTGTGATCAAGACGATCGAGTTGATGAGACGAGTTTTTCATTCAGGTGCGGAGAAGATAACTGTATATAGATTTAAACCCCTTCCGGGAACCGCTTTTCAAAGCTTCAAAGTGAATGTTGATAGTGATTCTAAGAAGGTAATCGATCTCGCGATTCGACTGAATAGAAAGAGGAAAGAGGAGTTGATAGGGAAGTTGATTAAGGCAGTAGTAGCGCCCAAGATAGGGAGACATTGGTACGCTTATCCTCTCAAGGGCGGCCCTACAATCAGATTGACCTCAGAGAAGGAGCTCAAAGTTGGTAAAATTATTAACATAATAGTAAATAATGTGATATCTGATAAGATAATTGAAGGATTTATTTTAGATAATAATTGA
- a CDS encoding tRNA (adenine-N1)-methyltransferase produces the protein MPDLLVSEDDIALLVIYGKKGRPKKFLVRVKRGKVLHTHRGSIDLSSLIGREWGCVVETSKGERVEVHRPTIVDHIEKIGRVTQIIYPKDAGFMILKSGVKPGDTVVEIGTGSGAFTIALSTFLGPEGRLYSYEVRKESIEVAERNIKLLGLNNVVLRHKDAKEGIEESNVDAVFLDIPDPWELLPQVHEKLKPNGSFIAFVPSCEQISKTVSRAREVGFGLIEIHEILDREYESDERRTRPFPMMVGHTGFIIIGRKISKGVSETHKDL, from the coding sequence ATGCCGGACTTGCTCGTCTCAGAGGATGACATCGCTCTTCTAGTGATTTACGGGAAGAAGGGGAGACCAAAGAAGTTCCTAGTCAGAGTGAAGAGGGGAAAGGTCCTTCATACGCACAGAGGATCGATAGATCTCTCTAGCTTAATCGGGAGGGAGTGGGGATGCGTAGTAGAGACGAGTAAGGGTGAGAGAGTTGAGGTTCATAGACCCACGATAGTGGACCATATCGAGAAGATAGGAAGAGTTACTCAGATAATATACCCGAAGGACGCTGGTTTCATGATTCTCAAGTCCGGAGTGAAGCCCGGGGATACCGTCGTCGAGATAGGCACGGGTTCAGGAGCATTCACGATAGCTCTCTCTACTTTCCTGGGGCCTGAGGGGAGGCTTTACAGTTATGAGGTTAGGAAAGAGTCCATAGAGGTTGCGGAGAGGAACATTAAGCTTCTAGGGCTGAATAACGTGGTGCTGAGACATAAGGATGCCAAAGAAGGTATAGAGGAATCTAACGTGGATGCTGTGTTCTTAGACATACCTGACCCGTGGGAGCTGCTCCCCCAGGTTCACGAGAAGCTTAAACCGAACGGTAGCTTCATCGCCTTCGTCCCCTCGTGTGAGCAAATAAGCAAGACAGTCAGCAGAGCTAGGGAGGTCGGATTCGGGCTTATAGAAATCCATGAGATACTGGATAGAGAGTACGAGAGCGATGAGAGGAGGACACGACCTTTTCCCATGATGGTAGGACATACCGGCTTCATAATAATCGGAAGAAAAATTTCAAAAGGTGTATCGGAAACTCATAAAGATCTGTGA
- a CDS encoding carboxypeptidase-like regulatory domain-containing protein, with product MYKLSEKDEKMSGRKSLFASAVVLLLTLSFLAVSTLLVGADGDSENIGDEVKSFMNNSNSEVNLDQINLIGSWKEVKVTTTKGGTVYCVVTKIDYYHTYWIGEDDSDIFWAPAGSKLTCEPYPKSGYEFDGWTGTPGDLQGNKYVKNVNNGIDITAHFTKKKVKITFTYTGSGVAPEVSYQVEGGPQETDTAPLTIQVDRGRKVSFSYETIIEDGGSRYILESVSHSSPVTANGDITITAKYKTEYYLKVSSAYDTPTPSSGWFEKGTEITAKVSSPVLNGGSRYTCTGWVGTGSVPSSGSSSSFTFTINEPSSITWKWRAQYLVTFRQMGLESDSYGDVVTVDSVTKGLVGLPYSIWVNEGDSIEYHYETSVSGGSGNRYWLQRVIGPSSPIKVKGPETVTGVYVKFSPDDSMNVIGEGFRLIYTENTWNPLTYKLTTTKSSSFQYNVFYLGSPGENIDIEVSIPYPFVTVGETPVRVYGYVDVLGKGIFEPSQELKNFRVTGTETHTSSGSLGIALSDYEANPRTANSMIRINANGIVPETGLVFLTVQLSYGLKGSSGYTSDAGNNAMIGFSEKIRNQEDYTFSYVAGEDSGNTTMRNENVFKRNNGFAGIVTDENGEVVEGALVYLYGPSGNLIGSTLTDSDGWYGFSYRHSGGVVTYTLKCNGVTKSIIVYSEQRVVVNF from the coding sequence ATGTATAAGCTAAGTGAAAAGGATGAGAAAATGAGTGGAAGAAAATCCTTGTTCGCGTCAGCAGTAGTTTTATTGTTGACGCTCTCGTTTCTAGCGGTATCAACGCTCTTGGTAGGAGCCGATGGAGATTCTGAGAACATCGGAGATGAAGTAAAAAGTTTTATGAATAATTCTAATAGTGAAGTGAATTTAGATCAAATAAACCTGATTGGCAGCTGGAAAGAAGTAAAGGTTACAACAACAAAGGGAGGAACTGTGTACTGCGTTGTAACGAAAATAGATTACTACCATACTTACTGGATTGGAGAAGATGATAGTGATATCTTTTGGGCGCCAGCGGGAAGTAAACTAACCTGTGAACCTTATCCTAAGTCAGGTTACGAATTCGATGGATGGACGGGAACACCCGGAGACCTGCAGGGGAATAAATACGTCAAGAATGTAAACAATGGCATAGATATTACAGCTCATTTTACGAAGAAGAAAGTAAAAATAACTTTCACATACACGGGCTCGGGGGTAGCCCCCGAAGTGTCTTATCAAGTCGAAGGTGGCCCTCAGGAGACCGATACCGCTCCCCTCACGATTCAGGTTGATAGGGGGAGGAAAGTATCCTTTAGTTATGAGACCATTATAGAGGATGGGGGTTCCCGCTATATACTGGAGTCAGTGTCTCATTCTTCACCGGTGACTGCCAATGGAGATATTACGATAACAGCCAAATATAAGACTGAATATTACCTCAAGGTTAGCTCAGCTTACGATACTCCTACGCCTTCCAGCGGATGGTTCGAGAAGGGTACCGAGATAACTGCTAAGGTCAGCTCCCCTGTGTTGAATGGTGGGTCTAGATACACTTGCACGGGATGGGTAGGTACTGGAAGTGTCCCTAGCTCAGGTTCTAGTAGTAGTTTCACTTTCACGATCAATGAACCCTCAAGCATAACTTGGAAATGGAGAGCGCAATATCTTGTCACTTTTAGACAGATGGGTTTGGAAAGTGATTCTTACGGTGATGTGGTCACTGTAGATAGTGTGACCAAGGGCTTAGTTGGTCTTCCATACTCCATCTGGGTGAATGAGGGGGATAGCATCGAGTACCACTATGAGACATCCGTGAGTGGAGGATCGGGAAACAGATATTGGCTCCAAAGGGTCATTGGACCAAGCTCGCCGATAAAAGTGAAAGGACCAGAAACAGTAACGGGAGTCTACGTGAAGTTCTCGCCTGATGATAGTATGAACGTTATTGGGGAGGGATTCCGCCTCATCTACACGGAGAACACATGGAATCCGTTGACCTATAAGCTAACCACGACTAAATCAAGTAGTTTCCAGTATAATGTCTTCTACCTAGGATCCCCTGGCGAGAACATCGATATAGAGGTGAGCATCCCCTATCCGTTCGTAACGGTAGGAGAAACTCCTGTGAGGGTATATGGGTACGTTGATGTACTCGGAAAAGGAATATTTGAACCATCCCAGGAACTTAAGAACTTCAGGGTAACTGGAACGGAGACTCACACCTCCTCAGGATCACTTGGTATAGCCCTCTCCGATTATGAGGCGAATCCAAGAACTGCAAATAGCATGATTAGAATAAATGCGAACGGTATTGTGCCGGAGACTGGCTTAGTATTCCTCACCGTACAACTGAGTTATGGTTTAAAGGGAAGCTCTGGCTATACTTCCGATGCAGGTAACAACGCTATGATAGGGTTCAGCGAGAAAATAAGGAATCAGGAGGATTACACTTTCTCCTACGTCGCAGGCGAGGACTCAGGTAATACCACAATGCGTAATGAGAATGTGTTCAAGAGAAACAACGGGTTTGCTGGAATAGTGACCGATGAGAATGGTGAGGTAGTGGAAGGCGCTCTCGTCTATCTTTACGGTCCATCAGGGAATCTAATAGGCAGTACGCTTACTGACTCAGATGGATGGTACGGCTTCTCTTACCGGCACAGCGGGGGAGTAGTCACGTACACTCTGAAGTGTAACGGCGTTACTAAGAGTATAATCGTTTACTCAGAGCAGAGAGTAGTGGTGAATTTTTAA
- the tgtA gene encoding tRNA guanosine(15) transglycosylase TgtA — MSLYFRVRKFDASARLSELRTKSGTITLPEFFPVYNPNKPTVSAKEMTEMGVRALITNSYVIYRDPKLRQAALERGIHSLLDFSGVIMTDSGAYQVYRYGDIEVTNSEILEFQHAIGSDIGSILDVPMSSEISREESQAGVERTIKHAEEWASMRDDLSGTLWIGTPQGSKYQDLVAKCSKRIRELDFEYNGVGSIKVALESYDFATQVDHFMLVRSLLQAGKPFHFWGIGHPSTFALFAAMGADSFDSASYSLYAEQDRYMTPSGTLLLSEIEEFPCVCPICSKYTPNEMRELDRKERTHLIAKHNLYVCLSEIRKVREAIRGDWLWELVQERSRFHPNLYFALMMLLRRYDKLLEMREPLFKSSGLQYSGPETFLRPEVMRARERVRKAESERKFRRLLYGEVPIGLKYTYPFGQTVCPYDEELLEEPSDSEVLSAVLSYQFGVPFPKIDDVSIRRSRSTGTLREVKLRGITIGHFRPSDGAFIPTLEGASLLLRHLPYPIGRVVVNDPFADVVARGTTVFVKFVKEADPNIRPRSEVIIVNENDELLATGRALLSGAEYEEYHRDHPFILIRRHSKDRLLKS, encoded by the coding sequence ATGTCACTCTACTTCAGGGTCAGGAAATTCGATGCATCAGCTAGGCTCTCCGAACTCAGGACTAAATCTGGAACAATAACGCTACCCGAGTTCTTCCCCGTGTACAATCCCAACAAGCCGACAGTGAGTGCTAAGGAGATGACTGAAATGGGAGTTAGGGCTCTTATAACGAATTCTTATGTGATATATAGGGATCCGAAGCTCAGGCAAGCTGCTCTTGAGAGAGGTATTCATTCATTGCTCGATTTCAGTGGAGTTATCATGACGGATTCCGGAGCTTATCAGGTCTATAGGTACGGGGATATTGAGGTGACTAACAGCGAGATACTCGAATTTCAGCATGCGATAGGTTCGGACATAGGATCCATACTGGATGTACCGATGTCATCGGAGATAAGCAGGGAGGAATCACAGGCTGGCGTAGAGAGAACAATAAAACACGCTGAGGAATGGGCATCCATGAGGGATGATCTTTCAGGAACACTCTGGATAGGGACCCCCCAGGGCTCTAAATATCAAGATCTCGTAGCTAAGTGTTCAAAGAGAATCAGAGAACTCGATTTTGAGTATAATGGTGTTGGCTCCATAAAGGTCGCTTTAGAGAGTTACGATTTCGCTACCCAAGTGGATCACTTCATGTTAGTCAGGTCCCTGCTTCAAGCAGGTAAGCCCTTCCACTTCTGGGGCATAGGGCATCCATCGACGTTCGCCTTATTCGCTGCTATGGGGGCTGATTCTTTCGATTCGGCTTCCTATTCGCTCTACGCTGAGCAGGACAGGTACATGACCCCTAGCGGAACCCTCCTACTCAGTGAGATAGAGGAGTTCCCATGCGTATGTCCGATCTGCTCGAAGTATACCCCTAATGAGATGAGAGAGTTAGATAGAAAGGAGAGGACGCATTTAATAGCGAAGCATAATCTTTACGTTTGTTTAAGCGAGATAAGGAAGGTGAGGGAAGCTATAAGGGGAGATTGGTTATGGGAGCTTGTCCAAGAGAGGTCCAGATTCCACCCCAACCTTTACTTCGCTCTGATGATGCTCCTAAGGAGGTACGATAAGCTATTAGAAATGAGAGAGCCTCTCTTCAAGTCATCAGGACTTCAATACTCGGGACCTGAGACCTTCCTGAGACCTGAGGTCATGAGAGCTAGGGAGAGAGTCAGAAAAGCTGAATCTGAGAGGAAGTTCAGGAGGTTACTTTATGGGGAGGTCCCAATAGGGCTCAAGTATACTTACCCATTTGGGCAGACGGTATGTCCCTACGATGAAGAACTCCTGGAGGAACCGAGTGATAGTGAGGTGCTCTCAGCTGTCCTATCTTACCAATTCGGAGTTCCCTTCCCGAAGATCGATGACGTCAGCATAAGGAGATCCAGGAGTACTGGTACGCTGAGGGAAGTCAAGTTAAGAGGGATTACGATAGGACACTTCAGACCGAGTGACGGTGCCTTCATCCCAACCCTGGAGGGAGCTTCACTCCTTCTGAGGCACTTACCTTATCCAATAGGCCGAGTCGTCGTTAACGATCCCTTCGCTGATGTCGTAGCTAGAGGTACTACGGTCTTCGTGAAGTTCGTGAAGGAGGCGGATCCTAACATAAGACCGAGGAGCGAAGTAATCATCGTTAACGAGAATGATGAGCTCTTAGCGACGGGCAGGGCTTTGCTTTCAGGCGCTGAGTACGAAGAGTACCACCGGGATCATCCTTTCATCTTAATCAGGAGGCATTCTAAGGATCGGCTACTGAAGAGTTAA
- a CDS encoding DUF92 domain-containing protein: MSSEGIITLASFVSIFVVGSIGYSRGTVDRGGLIAGIIVGSLFVLTGGYAAVTMLLTFFLIGSIFTKYKYSYKEGMKAAEPRGGARGWRNVFSNLFFPSLALLLYYINANRIYLIAFLSSISCSLADTLASELGPLDRRGPWMITNLRKVPHGTSGAISIVGTLSSFLGAFVIPLEALSFGMVDLTTFVLSSTLGFLSSLFDSFLGATLQARFLCERDGSVVEDPSSCQDRVIRLSGLPWINNHSVNLISTGFGFLIAIMLGEEML, translated from the coding sequence ATGTCCTCCGAGGGGATCATAACCTTAGCGAGCTTCGTATCGATCTTCGTCGTTGGATCGATCGGCTATAGTAGGGGCACGGTGGATAGGGGCGGCTTAATCGCTGGCATCATAGTGGGCTCCCTCTTCGTACTCACGGGAGGGTACGCTGCTGTTACGATGCTCCTCACGTTCTTCCTGATTGGGAGCATCTTCACGAAGTACAAGTATTCATACAAGGAAGGGATGAAAGCTGCTGAGCCAAGGGGCGGAGCTAGAGGTTGGAGAAACGTCTTCTCGAACCTCTTCTTTCCCTCATTAGCGCTCCTACTCTACTACATTAACGCTAATCGCATTTACCTAATCGCCTTCCTCTCATCAATCTCATGTTCCCTCGCTGATACGCTAGCTAGCGAGCTAGGGCCCCTAGATAGGAGAGGGCCTTGGATGATAACCAACCTCAGGAAGGTGCCTCATGGTACTTCAGGCGCCATCTCTATAGTTGGTACTCTCTCCAGCTTCCTAGGGGCCTTTGTAATACCCCTAGAGGCCTTATCCTTCGGTATGGTAGATTTGACTACCTTCGTACTATCATCTACCTTGGGTTTCCTCTCATCCCTTTTTGATTCCTTCTTAGGGGCTACTTTGCAAGCCAGGTTCCTCTGTGAACGGGACGGATCCGTAGTTGAGGACCCTTCTTCCTGCCAAGATCGAGTTATTCGCTTAAGCGGTCTTCCATGGATTAATAATCACTCAGTCAACCTTATCTCAACGGGTTTCGGCTTTTTAATAGCCATAATGCTGGGAGAGGAGATGTTGTGA